A single genomic interval of Myxococcota bacterium harbors:
- a CDS encoding acyl-CoA dehydrogenase family protein codes for MDFNDTPEEAAFRKEAIEWLEANAERLAPGKRRQSGIAGTGELMKAAKAWQAKKADSKWACITWPEEFGGRSASSMQRVIFNEEEAKFDVPPNLFGIGQGMLGPTIMAHGTPEQKDRYLEPMLRADEVWCQLFSEPSAGSDLAGLRTTAVQDGDEWVVNGQKIWTTGAQESDWGMIVTRTDPTAKKHAGITYFIVDMKSPGIEVRPIHQINDSREFNEVFFSDVRIPDKNRVGAVNDGWRGAITTLMNERASIGSGGSMGVGIKDLLKLARETEWNGRPAIEDPSVREKIADFYWKLKGLEYTGYRALTSLSKGATPGPENSIGKMVGAPLRQDLAAFAMELQGAAGATNDPGDTPFGGAFQQSWLGSPGLRLAGGTDEILHNILAERVLGLPGEIRADKGLAFQDIPTGSAR; via the coding sequence ATGGACTTCAACGATACGCCCGAAGAAGCCGCCTTCCGCAAGGAGGCGATCGAATGGCTCGAGGCCAACGCCGAGCGCCTCGCACCCGGCAAGCGCCGCCAGAGCGGCATCGCCGGGACCGGCGAGCTGATGAAGGCCGCGAAGGCGTGGCAGGCGAAGAAGGCCGACTCGAAGTGGGCCTGCATCACCTGGCCCGAGGAATTCGGCGGCCGCAGCGCCTCGTCGATGCAGCGGGTCATCTTCAACGAGGAAGAGGCGAAGTTCGACGTCCCGCCGAACCTGTTCGGGATCGGTCAGGGGATGCTCGGGCCCACGATCATGGCCCATGGCACCCCCGAGCAGAAGGACCGCTACCTCGAGCCGATGCTCCGCGCCGACGAGGTGTGGTGCCAGCTCTTCAGTGAGCCCTCTGCCGGCTCGGACCTCGCGGGTCTGCGCACCACGGCCGTTCAGGACGGCGACGAGTGGGTGGTGAACGGCCAGAAGATCTGGACGACCGGTGCCCAAGAGTCGGATTGGGGAATGATCGTGACCCGCACCGACCCGACGGCGAAGAAGCACGCTGGCATCACCTACTTCATCGTGGACATGAAGTCGCCGGGCATCGAGGTGCGGCCGATTCACCAGATCAACGACTCGCGCGAGTTCAACGAGGTCTTCTTCAGCGACGTCCGCATCCCCGACAAGAATCGGGTGGGCGCGGTGAACGACGGCTGGCGCGGTGCGATCACGACGCTGATGAACGAGCGGGCGTCGATCGGCAGCGGTGGCAGCATGGGCGTCGGGATCAAGGACCTGCTCAAGTTGGCCCGCGAGACCGAGTGGAACGGTCGCCCGGCGATCGAGGACCCGTCCGTGCGCGAGAAGATCGCCGACTTCTACTGGAAACTGAAGGGGCTCGAGTACACGGGCTATCGCGCGCTGACCTCGCTCTCGAAGGGGGCGACACCAGGGCCCGAGAACTCGATCGGCAAGATGGTCGGCGCACCGCTGCGCCAGGACCTCGCCGCCTTCGCGATGGAGTTGCAGGGCGCGGCCGGCGCCACCAACGACCCGGGCGACACGCCCTTCGGCGGTGCGTTCCAGCAGTCGTGGCTCGGCTCGCCGGGGCTGCGCCTGGCGGGCGGCACGGACGAGATCTTGCACAACATCCTGGCCGAGCGCGTGCTCGGGCTGCCGGGGGAGATCCGGGCCGACAAGGGCCTCGCCTTCCAGGACATCCCGACCGGCAGCGCGCGCTAG
- a CDS encoding amidohydrolase family protein has protein sequence MLDLKIQAGTLVDGSGAPAQQGDLGIRDGRIVAIGEVTEDARETLDASGRVVCPGFIDVHTHYDAQVFWDGTLSPSSYHGVTSVVGGNCGFSIAPLSDTAGEYLMRMLARVEGMPLESLEAGVPWDWRSFGEYLDRLDAKLAVNAGFMVGHSALRRVVMGERAVGHEATDEELQTMCELLATSLREGGLGFSSTVSPTHNDGDGQPVPSRHASREELVALARVVRDFPGTTLEFLPGVSEFSDEQKQLMTDLSLAANRPLNWNVLAPSASNGDYVDAQLSATDYARERGAEVLALTVPQAMSVRINLTSGFVFDALPHWDAFFRLPLAERKEKLRDPAYRKHLDEGANSEAAGLLRGLAQWQNMRVIETTAPENAAYAGKTIGEIAEAEGKAPFDALCDLAIADDLKTSFMPPGSGDSDEDWKARGAIWQDDRAVIGASDAGAHLDMIDTFALSTQVLGNGVREHGVVQLEEAVRQLTDVPARLWGLRERGRLEMGWHADVTVFDPATVATGPTYTRYDLPAGAGRLYADAVGVEHVFVNGVQIVAGGEATGALPGTILRSGRDTETVEVPGGAKA, from the coding sequence ATGCTCGACCTCAAGATTCAGGCTGGAACCCTCGTCGATGGCAGCGGCGCCCCGGCCCAACAGGGCGACCTCGGCATTCGAGACGGGCGGATCGTCGCGATCGGCGAGGTCACGGAAGACGCCCGCGAGACCCTCGACGCGAGCGGTCGGGTCGTGTGCCCCGGCTTCATCGATGTGCACACCCACTACGACGCCCAGGTCTTCTGGGACGGCACCCTGTCGCCGTCCTCCTACCACGGGGTGACGTCGGTGGTGGGCGGCAACTGCGGCTTCAGCATCGCACCGCTCTCGGACACGGCGGGCGAGTACCTGATGCGCATGTTGGCGCGGGTCGAGGGCATGCCCCTCGAGAGTCTCGAAGCCGGCGTGCCCTGGGACTGGCGCAGCTTCGGCGAGTACCTCGATCGCCTCGACGCGAAGCTCGCGGTGAACGCGGGCTTCATGGTCGGCCACTCGGCGCTGCGACGCGTCGTGATGGGCGAGCGCGCGGTCGGACACGAGGCGACGGACGAAGAGCTGCAGACGATGTGCGAGCTGCTCGCGACGTCGCTGCGCGAAGGTGGTCTCGGATTCTCGTCGACCGTGTCGCCCACCCACAACGACGGCGACGGCCAGCCCGTGCCGTCGCGCCACGCGAGCCGCGAGGAGCTGGTCGCGCTCGCCCGCGTCGTGCGTGACTTCCCGGGCACGACCCTCGAGTTCCTGCCGGGCGTGTCCGAGTTCAGCGACGAGCAGAAGCAGCTGATGACGGATCTCTCGCTGGCGGCGAACCGGCCGCTCAACTGGAACGTGCTCGCGCCGAGCGCCAGCAATGGGGACTACGTCGACGCCCAGCTCTCCGCCACGGACTACGCGCGCGAGCGCGGCGCCGAGGTGCTGGCGCTCACCGTGCCCCAGGCGATGAGCGTGCGGATCAACCTCACCTCGGGCTTCGTCTTCGACGCCTTGCCGCACTGGGACGCCTTCTTCCGACTGCCGCTGGCCGAGCGGAAGGAGAAGCTGCGCGACCCGGCCTACCGCAAGCACCTCGACGAGGGGGCAAACTCGGAGGCGGCGGGCCTGCTGCGCGGACTCGCCCAGTGGCAGAACATGCGGGTGATCGAAACCACCGCTCCCGAGAACGCGGCGTACGCCGGGAAGACGATCGGGGAGATCGCCGAGGCGGAGGGGAAGGCGCCCTTCGATGCGCTCTGTGACCTCGCCATCGCCGATGATCTCAAGACCTCCTTCATGCCGCCGGGCAGCGGCGACAGCGACGAGGACTGGAAGGCCCGCGGCGCCATCTGGCAGGACGACCGCGCGGTGATCGGCGCGTCGGATGCGGGCGCCCACCTCGACATGATCGACACCTTCGCGCTCTCGACCCAGGTGCTCGGGAACGGGGTGCGCGAGCACGGCGTCGTGCAGCTGGAGGAGGCGGTCCGCCAGCTCACCGACGTGCCGGCGCGGCTCTGGGGCCTGCGCGAGCGCGGTCGTCTCGAAATGGGCTGGCACGCCGACGTCACGGTCTTCGACCCGGCCACGGTCGCGACCGGGCCGACCTACACCCGCTACGACCTGCCCGCCGGGGCCGGACGGCTCTACGCCGACGCGGTGGGCGTCGAACACGTGTTCGTGAACGGCGTGCAGATCGTGGCCGGCGGTGAAGCGACGGGTGCGTTGCCCGGCACGATCCTGCGCTCGGGCCGCGACACGGAGACGGTGGAAGTACCCGGCGGAGCGAAGGCCTGA
- a CDS encoding M23 family metallopeptidase, producing the protein MRALLRLLWLPLLFASAAHAQSDGDLYDLIDVLLPAGNALAIDGNPADWSAFPVFADLSASDLPADPGREIVSSAVAPLDQELRVLAELGGTPLAGAVYSLLFEFADGPRPDLQIVFDTTSGTHAWIAFDDLGAFAGSGGITGLTIALGTSHVEFAVPYSALTPVLPSRLVTALASAIHRSWIRARVITVVTGPSDVADFGPSMGSFRLLPTPYPLDPPHPAGLPNAGATPYQMPLPLQGEWLLGQGPGGSFTHSTSWAYDWTQLTPETFTSDPPLSPDNSDYPAFGQPLFAGVAGTVSSVVDGNPDNIPPNTANNNNEVRIDAGGGFNVQMFHQQQGSIVVSAGAPVGPNTQVGNVGNSGFSTETHLHLQVVNAGTRPLAHPDVFVRLNQGANDPWQRRLALWEPRAGFIAENAPPLLPVPGLGAIAAGLTTLALLATATRRAR; encoded by the coding sequence CGACGGCGACCTCTACGACCTGATCGACGTCTTGTTGCCCGCGGGCAACGCCCTCGCGATCGATGGCAACCCGGCCGACTGGTCGGCCTTCCCGGTGTTCGCGGACCTCTCGGCCAGCGATCTCCCTGCCGACCCGGGCCGCGAGATCGTGTCGTCGGCGGTCGCGCCCCTCGACCAGGAGTTGCGGGTGCTCGCCGAGCTCGGCGGGACCCCGCTAGCCGGAGCGGTCTATTCCCTGCTCTTCGAGTTTGCCGACGGCCCCCGTCCCGATCTGCAGATCGTCTTCGACACGACCAGCGGCACCCACGCTTGGATCGCCTTCGACGACCTCGGCGCGTTTGCCGGGAGTGGAGGCATCACCGGGCTCACGATCGCGCTGGGCACGAGCCATGTGGAGTTCGCCGTGCCCTACAGCGCGCTCACTCCGGTCCTGCCGAGTCGCCTGGTCACCGCGCTGGCGTCGGCGATCCACCGCAGCTGGATTCGCGCGCGCGTGATCACCGTCGTCACCGGGCCCTCGGACGTCGCCGACTTCGGACCGTCGATGGGCTCGTTCCGGCTCCTGCCGACACCCTATCCCCTCGATCCGCCCCACCCGGCCGGGCTGCCCAACGCCGGCGCCACTCCCTACCAGATGCCGCTGCCACTCCAGGGCGAGTGGCTGCTCGGCCAGGGGCCGGGCGGCAGCTTCACCCACTCGACGTCCTGGGCCTACGACTGGACCCAGCTCACTCCCGAGACCTTCACCTCGGACCCGCCGCTGAGCCCGGACAACAGCGACTACCCGGCCTTCGGCCAGCCGCTCTTCGCCGGCGTCGCGGGCACCGTCTCGTCGGTGGTCGACGGCAACCCGGACAACATTCCGCCCAACACCGCGAACAACAACAACGAGGTGCGCATCGATGCGGGCGGTGGCTTCAACGTCCAGATGTTCCACCAGCAGCAGGGCAGCATCGTCGTCAGCGCGGGCGCACCCGTCGGCCCGAACACCCAGGTCGGAAACGTCGGCAACTCGGGCTTCTCGACCGAGACCCACCTGCACCTGCAGGTCGTGAACGCGGGCACGCGGCCACTCGCCCACCCGGATGTGTTCGTGCGGCTGAATCAGGGCGCGAACGACCCCTGGCAGCGACGCCTGGCGCTCTGGGAACCGCGCGCGGGCTTCATCGCCGAAAACGCCCCGCCGCTCCTGCCCGTGCCCGGGCTGGGTGCGATCGCCGCGGGCCTCACCACCCTCGCCTTGCTGGCGACGGCAACGCGGCGCGCCCGCTAG